In Synechocystis sp. PCC 6714, the following are encoded in one genomic region:
- a CDS encoding ATP-binding cassette domain-containing protein has product MVENLSKVYPVALKSPGLKGTLQHFWQRRYRQVLAVQDISFTIPPGAMVGFLGANGAGKTTTLKMLTGLIKPSGGKVRVAGFDPFRRQTAFLRRTSLVMGQKQQLIWDLPTLDSLRINGAIYEIPDKIFEQRLGELSEMLDLTAELKQPVRKLSLGQRMKAELLAALLHHPTVLFLDEPTLGLDVNAQVAVRQFLQEYNQRYQATVLLTSHYMADITTLCERVLLIHQGQLMYDGDLAQLVERFSPYRQVVVELSMPMDLEKLQVYGEVESVEGLLVRFLLKRENLTTAIARLLAELPVADLSVSDPPIEEIIGRLFSRGNLDN; this is encoded by the coding sequence GTGGTGGAAAATCTCAGTAAAGTTTACCCCGTTGCCCTCAAGTCCCCCGGACTAAAGGGGACTCTCCAGCATTTTTGGCAAAGGCGTTATCGTCAAGTGCTGGCAGTACAAGACATTTCCTTTACCATTCCCCCCGGAGCAATGGTGGGTTTTCTTGGGGCCAACGGAGCGGGCAAAACCACTACCCTTAAAATGCTCACAGGGTTGATCAAACCCTCGGGGGGAAAAGTGCGGGTGGCGGGGTTCGATCCCTTCCGGCGACAAACGGCTTTTTTACGCCGTACCAGTTTGGTGATGGGGCAAAAACAACAACTAATTTGGGATTTGCCTACCTTGGATTCCCTCCGTATTAACGGGGCCATTTACGAAATTCCCGACAAAATTTTTGAGCAACGGCTGGGGGAATTGAGCGAAATGCTCGATCTGACCGCCGAATTGAAGCAACCAGTGCGGAAACTATCCCTAGGGCAACGGATGAAAGCCGAGTTGTTAGCAGCCCTGCTCCACCATCCCACCGTTCTGTTTTTAGATGAGCCCACCCTGGGGCTGGATGTTAATGCCCAAGTGGCAGTGCGCCAGTTTTTACAGGAGTATAACCAGCGTTACCAGGCCACTGTGTTGCTGACTAGTCATTACATGGCGGATATTACCACCCTCTGTGAGCGAGTCCTATTAATTCACCAGGGACAGTTGATGTACGACGGTGATTTGGCCCAATTAGTGGAACGGTTTTCCCCGTACCGGCAAGTGGTGGTGGAATTATCTATGCCCATGGACTTGGAAAAGCTACAGGTCTACGGTGAGGTGGAAAGCGTAGAAGGTCTTTTGGTGCGCTTTTTGCTCAAGCGGGAAAATTTAACCACGGCGATCGCCAGATTGTTGGCCGAGCTACCAGTGGCGGATTTAAGTGTGTCTGACCCTCCCATCGAGGAAATTATTGGCCGCCTCTTTTCCCGGGGAAATTTGGACAATTAA